Proteins encoded together in one Orcinus orca chromosome 13, mOrcOrc1.1, whole genome shotgun sequence window:
- the RGPD4 gene encoding ranBP2-like and GRIP domain-containing protein 4 isoform X2 — protein MRRNKADVERYIASVQGSAPSLREKSMKGFYFAKLYYEAKEYDLAKKYISTYINVQERDPKAHRFLGLLYEVEENIEKAVECYKRSVELNPTQKDLVLKIAELLCKNDVSDGRAKYWVERAAKLFPGSPAIYKLKEQLLDCKGEDGWNKLFDLIQSELYARPDDVHMNIRLVELYRSNNRLKDAVAHCHQAERNIVLRSSLEWNSCVVQTLKEYLESSQCLESDKSNWRATNQDLLLAYANLMLLTLSTRDVHESRELLESFDSALQSVKSCVGGNDELSATFFEVRGHFYMHAGSLLLKMGQHSDVQWRALSELAALCYLIAFQVPRPKIKFIKGEAGQNLLEMMACDRLSQSGHMLLNLSRDKQDFLKEVVESFANESGQSAVYDALFSSQSPKDRSFLGSDDIGNLDVQAPDPEDLARYDVGAIRAHNGSLQHLTWLGLQWSSLPALPAIRKWLKQLFHHLPQETSRLETNAPESICILDLEVFLLGVIYTSHLQLKEKCNSHYSFYQPLCLPLPVCKQLCTERQKSWWDAVCNLIHRKAIPGTSAKLRLLVQHDINTLRGQEKHGLQPALLVHWAKCLQKTGSGLNSFYDQREYIGRSVHYWKKVLPLLKILKKKSSIPEPIDPLFKHFHSADIQASEMGEYEEEAHITCAILDAVNGNIDDAVAAFESINNVVSYWNLALIFHRKAEDIENDALSSEEQEECKNYLRKTRDYLIKILDDSDSDLSVVKKLPVPLESVKEMLNLVMQELDDFSEGGPLYRNGSLRNADSEIKHSTPSPTKYSLSPNKSYKYSPKTPPPWAEDQNSLLKMICQQVEAIKKEMQELKLNSGNSGSPHRWPTENYGPDSVPDGYQGSQNFHGAPLTVATTGHSMYYSQSPAYNSQYLLRPAANVTPTKGPVYGMNRLPPQQHIYAYSQQMHTPPVQSSSACMFSQEMYGPPLRFESPATGILSPRGDDYFNYNVQQTSTNPPLPEPGYFTKPPVAAHASRSAESKGMEFGKTNFVQPVPGEGMGPSLAAPVRTSQPTPFKFNSNFKSNDGDFTFSSPQVVAQPPSTTYTNSESLLGLLTSDKPLQGDSYGGTKAAQTIGPRNTFNFGSKNVPGISFTENMGPTQQKNSGFRRSDDMFTFHGPGKSVFGTPAAEPANKSHDTDGGSAHGDEDDDGPHFEPVVPLPDKIEVRTGEEDEEEFFCNRAKLYRFDAGSREWKERGIGNVKILRHKTSGKIRLLMRREQVLKICANHYISPDMALAPNAGSDRSFVWYALDYADESPKPEQLAIRFKTPEEAALFKCKFEEAQSMLKASGANRATTSSQSTRTIKEPTGHDKDIGKSAAGNMNFEFQVAKKEGSWWHCNSCSLKNAATAEKCVSCQNLNPSSKELLSSSLVETVSTPKSGSENTPDRFALTTPKKEGHWDCSICLVRNEPTVSRCIACQNTKSANKSGSSFVQQPSFKFGQGDLPKSASSDFRSVFSVKEGQWDCSVCLVQNEGSSAKCMACQNPRKQSFPASAVPAPASFKFGASETSKAPKSGFEGVFAKKEGQWDCSLCLVRNEASAAACVACQNPPTSAAPAPASSETSKAPNSGLEGMFTKKEGQWDCSVCLVRNEGSSTKCVACQNPRKQSLPASAVPAPASFKFGTSETSKAPKSGLEGIFTKKEGQWDCSVCFVRNESSSLKCVACDVSKPAHKPVAEEPSAFTLGSTTKANDSSGSQVGTGFKSSFSEKAFKFGSAEQGFKFGRVDQENTPSFTFQSSSNTDSKSTKEGFSFSVPVSADGFKFGIQEPGSQGRKSEKPFGDDAGCQAQDAGGQKDGSAVVLGQTGSTFTFADLAKSNSGEGFQFGKKDPNFKGFSGAGEKLFSSQSSKMADKADTCADLEKDDDAYKTEDSDDIHFEPVVQMPEKVELVTGEEDEKVLYSQRVKLFRFDAEISQWKERGLGNLKILKNEVNGKLRMLMRREQVLKVCANHWITTTMHLKPLSGSDRAWMWLASDFSDGDAKLEQLAAKFKTPELAEEFKQKFEECQRLLLDIPLQTPHKLVDTGRAAKLIQRAEEMKSGLKDFKTFLTNDQAKVTDEESKSSGAGAASAAAVSGMPSPEAAGPTLEWDSYDLREDALDDSVSSSSVHASPLASSPVRKNLFRFGESTTGFNFSFKSALSPSKSPAKLNQSGASVGTDEDSDVTQEEERDGQHFEPVVPLPDLVEVSSGEENEQVVFSHRAKLYRYDKDAGQWKERGIGDIKILQNYDNKQVRIVMRRDQVLKLCANHRITPDMALQNMKGTERVWVWTACDFADGERKVEHLAVRFKLQDVADSFKKIFDEAKLAQEKDFLITPHVSRSTTPRESPCGKVAVAVLEETTRERTDSAQGDDVAGATSEVGGVSGTPETTTKAVVSPPKFVFGSESVKSIFSSEKSKPFAFGNSSATGSLFGFSFNAPLKNNSSEASSAAQSGSEKRAEPGGHQESQSSDLTPSSDSKVKNPSPAFPKEQSSTSHTFKTPEKVEEKKKPEDLPSDDDVLIVYELTPTPEQKALASKLQLPPTFFCYKNRPDYVSEEEEDDEDFDTAVKKLNGKLYLDDSEKRRPLEENLTDNEKECIIVWEKKPTVEEKAKADTLKLPPTFFCGVCSDTDEDNGSGEDFQSELHKVQEAQKSQNEGITSTADSVCTDGSKVTLPFLLESKTVSFGFGSSTGLSFADLASSNSGDFAFGSKDKNFQWANTGAAVFGAQSTSKVGEDEDGSDEEVVHNEDIHFEPIVSLPEVEVKSGEEDEEILFKERAKLYRWDREASQWKERGVGDMKILWHTMKNYYRVLMRRDQVLKVCANHVITKTMELKPLNVSNNALVWTASDYADGEAKVEQLAVRFKTKEMADGFKKKFEECQQNLLKPQEEQVSPRAKETNPVVFFDVCADDEPLGRITMELFSNIVPQTAENFRALCTGEKGFGFKNSIFHRVIPNFVCQGGDITKHDGTGGRSIYGDKFEDENFDVKHTSPGLLSMANRGQDTNNSQFFITLKKAEHLDFKHVVFGFVKDGMDTVKKIESFGSPEGSVSRRIVITECGQI, from the exons TTTTGATAGTGCTCTTCAGTCTGTGAAATCTTGTGTGGGTGGAAATGATGAACTCTCAGCTACTTTCTTCGAAGTGAGAGGACATTTCTACATGCATGCTGGTTCTCTGCTTTTGAAGATGGGTCAGCATAGTGACGTGCAGTGGCGAGCGCTCTCTGAGCTGGCTGCGTTGTGCTATCTCATAGCCTTTCAG GTTCCAAGACCAAAgattaaatttataaaaggagAAGCTGGACAAAATCTACTGGAAATGATGGCCTGTGATCGTCTGAGCCAATCAG gGCATATGCTGCTAAACTTAAGTCGTGACAagcaagactttttaaaagaggtTGTAGAATCCTTTGCCAATGAAAGTGGGCAGTCTGCTGTATATGATGCTCTGTTTTCTAGTCAGTCACCTAAGGATAGATCTTTCCTTGGTAGCGATGATATTGGAAACCTTGATGTACAAGCACCAGATCCTGAGGATTTGGCTCGATATGATGTTG gtGCCATTCGAGCACATAATGGTAGTCTTCAGCACCTCACCTGGCTTGGCTTACAGTGGAGTTCATTGCCTGCCTTACCTGCGATTCGAAAATGGCTAAAACAGCTTTTTCATCATTTGCCCCAGGAAACCTCAAGACTTGAAACAAATGCACCtgaatcaatatgtattttagaTCTTGAA gTATTTCTACTTGGAGTAATATATACCAGCCACTTACAATTAAAGGAGAAGTGTAATTCTCACTACAGCTTCTATCAGCCTCTGTGCTTGCCACTTCCTGTGTGTAAACAGCTTTgcacagaaagacagaaatctTGGTGGGATGCAGTTTGTAATCTAATCCACAGAAAAGCAAT ACCTGGAACCTCAGCAAAATTGCGACTTCTAGTTCAGCATGACATAAACACTCTAAGGGGCCAGGAAAAACATGGCCTTCAGCCTGCTCTACTTGTGCACTGGGCAAAGTGCCTTCAGAAAACG ggCAGTGGTCTTAATTCTTTTTACGATCAACGAGAATACATAGGCAGAAGTGTTCATTACTGGAAGAAGGTTTTGCCATTGTTGAAGATACTTAAAAAGAAGAGCAGTATCCCTGAACCTATTGACCCTCTGTTTAAACATTTTCATAGTGCAGACATTCAG GCATCTGAAATGGGTGAATATGAAGAGGAAGCACACATAACATGTGCTATATTGGATGCAGTTAATGGAAATATAGACGATGCTGTGGCTGCTTTTGAATCTATTAATAATGTCGTTTCTTATTGGAATCTTGCATTG ATTTTTCACAGAAAAGCAGAAGACATTGAAAATGATGCACTTTCTTCTGAAGAACAAGAAGAATGCAAAAATTACCTGAGAAAGACCAGAGACTACCTGATAAAGATTTTAGATGACAGTGATTCAGATCTCTCAGTGGTTAAGAAA TTGCCCGTGCCCCTGGAATCTGTAAAAGAGATGCTTAATTTAGTCATGCAGGAGCTCGATGACTTCAGTGAAGGAGGGCCTCTTTATAGAAATGGTTCTTTGCGAAATGCAGATTCAGAAATAAAACATTCTACACCGTCTCCCACCAAATACTCTCTATCACCAAATAAAAGTTACAAG TATTCTCCCAAAACACCACCTCCATGGGCAGAAGATCAAAATTCTTTATTGAAAATGATCTGCCAACAAGTAGAGGCCATTAAG AAAGAAATGCAGGAGTTGAAACTAAATAGCGGTAACTCAGGGTCCCCTCATCGTTGGCCTACAGAGAATTATGGACCAGATTCAGTGCCTGATGGATATCAGGGGTCACAGAATTTTCATGGGGCCCCACTAACAG ttgcaacTACTGGCCATTCAATGTATTATAGTCAGTCACCAGCATATAATTCCCAGTATCTACTCAGACCAGCAGCTAATGTTACTCCCACAAAG ggaCCAGTTTATGGCATGAATAGGCTTCCACCTCAGCAGCATATCTACGCCTACTCACAGCAGATGCACACACCACCAGTGCAGAGTTCGTCTGCTTGTATGTTCTCTCAAGAGATGTATGGTCCCCCATTGCGTTTTGAGTCTCCTGCAACAGGAATTCTATCACCTAGGGGTGATGATTACTTTAATTACAATGTTCAACAGACAAGCACAAATCCACCTTTACCAGAACCAGGTTATTTTACAAAACCTCCAGTTGCAGCTCATGCTTCAAGATCTGCAGAATCTAAGGGTATGGAATTTGGAAAAACCAATTTTGTCCAGCCTGTGCCAGGTGAAGGCATGGGGCCATCTTTGGCAGCACCTGTGCGTACATCACAGCCAActccttttaaatttaattcaaatttcAAATCAAATGATGGCGACTTCACATTTTCCTCACCACAGGTTGTGGCACAGCCCCCTTCTACGACTTACACTAATAGTGAAAGCCTTTTAGGTCTCCTGACTTCAGACAAACCATTGCAAGGAGATAGCTACGGTGGAACAAAAGCTGCTCAGACCATTGGACCTCGAAATACATTCAATTTTGGAAGCAAAAATGTGCCTGGAATTTCATTTACTGAAAACATGGGCCCAACTCAGCAAAAGAATTCTGGTTTTCGACGCAGTGATGATATGTTTACTTTCCACGGTCCAGGGAAATCAGTGTTTGGAACGCCTGCTGCAGAGCCGGCCAACAAGAGTCATGATACTGATGGGGGTAGTGCGCACGGGGACGAGGACGACGACGGCCCTCACTTTGAGCCGGTGGTGCCTCTTCCCGATAAGATTGAAGTGAGAACTGGTGAGGAGGACGAGGAAGAGTTCTTCTGCAATCGTGCCAAGTTGTATCGTTTTGATGCGGGATCAAGAGAATGGAAGGAGCGTGGAATTGGCAACGTAAAGATACTAAGGCACAAAACCTCCGGTAAAATCCGCCTACTGATGAGACGTGAGCAAGTGTTGAAAATCTGTGCGAATCACTACATCAGCCCAGACATGGCCCTGGCGCCCAACGCCGGCTCGGACAGGTCCTTTGTGTGGTACGCTCTGGACTATGCAGACGAGTCACCCAAACCAGAACAGCTTGCTATTAGATTCAAGACACCCGAGGAGGCAGCACTTTTTAAGTGCAAGTTTGAAGAGGCCCAGAGCATGTTAAAAGCCTCAGGAGCAAACAGAGCCACAACTTCCAGTCAGTCTACGAGAACTATAAAAGAACCCACGGGTCATGACAAGGATATTGGCAAATCTGCTGCCGGAAACATGAACTTTGAATTTCAGGTTGCAAAGAAAGAAGGGTCTTGGTGGCATTGTAACAGCTGCTCATTAAAGAATGCCGCAACTGCTGAGAAATGTGTATCCTGCCAAAATCTAAACCCAAGCAGTAAAGAGCTCCTTAGCTCATCATTAGTTGAAACTGTTTCCACTCCTAAATCTGGCTCAGAAAATACTCCAGATAGATTTGCATTGACTACTCCAAAGAAAGAAGGTCACTGGGATTGTAGTATTTGTTTAGTAAGAAATGAACCCACTGTATCTAGATGCATTGCATGTCAGAATACAAAGTCTGCTAACAAAAGTGGATCTTCATTTGTTCAGCAGCCTTCCTTTAAATTTGGCCAGGGAGATCTTCCTAAATCTGCCAGCAGTGATTTCAGATCTGTTTTTTCAGTAAAGGAAGGACAGTGGGATTGCAGTGTTTGCTTAGTACAAAATGAAGGAAGTTCTGCAAAATGTATGGCTTGTCAGAATCCAAGAAAACAGAgttttcctgcttctgctgtcccAGCACCTGCCTCTTTTAAGTTTGGTGCTTCAGAGACAAGCAAGGCTCCAAAGAGTGGATTTGAAGGAGTTTTCGCCAAGAAGGAAGGACAGTGGGATTGCAGTCTGTGCTTAGTGCGAAATGAGGCAAGTGCAGCAGCGTGTGTGGCTTGTCAGAATCCACCCACTTCTGCTGCTCCAGCACCTGCGTCTTCAGAGACAAGCAAGGCTCCAAACAGTGGACTTGAAGGGATGTTCACCAAGAAGGAAGGACAGTGGGATTGCAGCGTTTGTTTGGTACGAAATGAAGGAAGTTCTACAAAATGTGTGGCTTGTCAGAATCCAAGAAAACAGAGTTTACCTGCTTCTGCTGTCCCAGCACCTGCCTCTTTCAAGTTTGGCACCTCAGAGACAAGCAAGGCTCCAAAGAGTGGTCTAGAAGGGATATTCACCAAGAAGGAAGGACAGTGGGATTGCAGCGTTTGCTTTGTGCGAAATGAGAGTTCTTCCTTAAAATGTGTGGCTTGTGATGTCTCTAAACCAGCCCATAAACCTGTTGCAGAAGAACCTTCAGCTTTCACTTTGGGCTCAACAACTAAGGCAAATGACTCTTCTGGAAGTCAGGTGGGAACAGGATTTAAAAGTAGCTTTTCagaaaaagcctttaagtttGGCAGTGCAGAACAAGGATTTAAATTTGGGCGTGTGGATCAAGAAAATACACCTTCATTTACATTTCAGAGTTCTTCTAATACAGACTCTAAGTCAACAAAAGAAGGATTTAGTTTTTCTGTTCCTGTGTCTGCTGACGGGTTTAAATTTGGCATTCAGGAGCCGGGAAGTCAGGGGAGGAAGAGTGAAAAGCCCTTTGGAGATGACGCTGGATGTCAGGCTCAGGATGCTGGCGGTCAGAAAGACGGGAGTGCTGTGGTTCTTGGTCAAACTGGCAGCACTTTTACCTTTGCAGATCTTGCAAAATCAAATTCAGGAGAAGGGTTTCAGTTTGGCAAAAAAGACCCCAATTTCAAGGGCTTTTCGGGTGCTGGAGAGAAGTTATTCTCCTCACAAAGTAGTAAAATGGCTGATAAAGCCGACACTTGTGCTGACCTTGAGAAAGATGATGACGCCTATAAGACTGAGGACAGTGACGATATCCATTTTGAACCAGTCGTCCAGATGCCTGAGAAAGTGGAGCTTGTCACAGGagaagaagatgagaaagttctttACTCACAGCGGGTAAAATTGTTTAGGTTTGATGCTGAGATAAGTCAGTGGAAAGAAAGGGGTTTGGGGaacttaaaaattctcaaaaatgaaGTTAACGGTAAACTGAGAATGCTGATGCGGAGAGAGCAGGTGCTGAAGGTGTGTGCCAACCACTGGATCACCACCACCATGCACCTGAAGCCCCTCTCCGGGTCGGACAGGGCCTGGATGTGGTTGGCTAGTGATTTTTCTGATGGCGATGCCAAACTAGAGCAGCTGGCAGCAAAATTCAAAACACCCGAGCTGGCTGAAGAATTCAAACAGAAATTTGAGGAATGCCAGCGACTTCTGTTAGATATTCCACTGCAGACTCCCCATAAGCTTGTGGATACTGGCAGAGCTGCCAAGCTAATCCAGAGGGCGGAAGAGATGAAGAGCGGATTAAAAGATTTCAAGACGTTTTTGACAAATGATCAAGCAAAAGTCACTGACGAAGAGAGTAAGAGCTCAGGAGCAGGAGCTGCCAGTGCTGCGGCCGTGAGTGGCATGCCAAGTCCTGAGGCCGCCGGGCCCACCCTCGAGTGGGACAGCTATGACCTAAGGGAAGACGCTCTGGACGACAGCGTGAGTAGCAGCTCAGTGCACGCCTCCCCGCTGGCCAGCAGCCCCGTGAGGAAAAATCTCTTCCGCTTCGGTGAGTCAACCACCGGGTTTAACTTCAGTTTTAAATCTGCTTTGAGCCCGTCTAAGTCTCCTGCCAAGTTAAATCAGAGTGGGGCCTCAGTGGGCACGGATGAAGACTCTGATGTCActcaggaggaggagagagatggaCAGCACTTCGAACCTGTCGTCCCTTTGCCTGATCTAGTCGAGGTGTCCAGTGGTGAGGAAAATGAACAAGTTGTTTTTAGTCACAGAGCCAAACTCTATAGGTATGATAAAGATGCTGGGCAGTGGAAAGAAAGAGGCATTGGCGACATAAAGATTTTACAGAATTATGATAATAAGCAAGTTCGCATAGTGATGAGAAGGGACCAGGTATTAAAGCTTTGTGCCAACCACAGAATAACTCCAGACATGGCTTTGCAAAATATGAAAGGGACAGAAAGAGTGTGGGTGTGGACCGCATGTGATTTTGCAGACGGAGAAAGAAAAGTAGAGCATTTAGCTGTCCGTTTTAAACTACAGGATGTTGCAGACTcgtttaagaaaatatttgatgaagcAAAACTAGcccaagaaaaagattttttgatAACACCTCATGTTTCTCGTTCGACTACTCCCAGAGAGTCACCATGCGGCAAAGTCGCCGTAGCTGTGCTAGAGGAAACCACCAGAGAACGGACGGATTCGGCACAGGGTGATGATGTGGCAGGTGCAACCTCAGAAGTTGGCGGGGTGTCTGGCACacctgaaacaacaacaaaagcagtgGTTTCACCTCCAAAGTTTGTATTTGGTTCTGAGTCTGTTAAAAGCATTTTTAGCAGTGAAAAGTCAAAACCATTTGCATTTGGCAACAGTTCAGCTACCGGGTCTTTGTTTGGATTTAGTTTTAATGCACCTTTGAAAAATAACAGTAGTGAGGCCAGTTCAGCAGCCCAGAGTGGATCTGAAAAAAGAGCGGAGCCTGGTGGTCACCAAGAGTCGCAGAGCTCTGATCTCACACCGTCTTCCGACAGCAAAGTCAAAAACCCCTCTCCTGCTTTTCCAAAGGAGCAGTCCTCAACCAGTCACACGTTTAAAACACCAGAAAAGG tggaagagaagaaaaagcctGAAGATCTTCCCTCAGATGATGATGTTCTCATTGTGTATGAGCTGACCCCGACCCCTGAGCAAAAAGCTCTTGCAAGCAAACTTCAGCTTCCTCCCACTTTCTTCTGTTACAAGAACAGGCCAGACTACGTCAGCGAAGAGGAGGAGGATG ATGAAGATTTCGACACAGCTGTCAAGAAGCTTAATGGAAAACTGTATTTGGATGACTCAGAAAAACGTAGACCGTTAGAAGAAAATCTAACAG ATAATGAGAAAGAATGTATTATTGTTTGGGAAAAGAAACCAACAGTTGAAGAAAAGGCAAAAGCAGATACGTTAAAGCTTCCACCTACATTTTTTTGTGGAGTCTGCAGTGACACTGATGAGGACAATGGAAGTGGGGAAGACTTTCAATCGGAGCTTCACAAAGTTCAGGAAGCTCAA AAATCCCAGAATGAGGGCATAACTAGCACGGCTGACAGTGTGTGTACGGATGGCAGTAAAGTGACTCTACCATTTTTGT TGGAAAGCAAAACAGTTTCATTTGGATTTGGAAGTAGCACAGGGCTGTCATTTGCAGACTTGGCTTCCAGTAATTCTGGGGATTTTGCTTTTGGGTCCAAAG ATAAAAATTTCCAGTGGGCAAACACTGGAGCAGCTGTGTTCGGAGCACAGTCAACCAGTAAAGTTGGCGAAGATGAAGATGGTAGTGATGAAGAGGTAGTTCATAATGAAGATATCCATTTTGAACCAATAGTGTCATTACCAGAG GTAGAAGTAAAATCTGgagaagaagatgaagaaattttatttaaagagagAGCCAAACTTTACAGGTGGGATCGAGAGGCCAGTCAGTGGAAGGAGCGTGGGGTTGGAGACATGAAGATCCTCTGGCACACGATGAAGAATTACTACCGGGTCCTGATGAGAAGAGACCAGGTGCTCAAAGTGTGTGCAAACCACGTCATCACCAAAACAATGGAACTGAAACCCTTGAATGTTTCCAACAATGCTTTAGTTTGGACTGCCTCAGATTATGCTG ATGGAGAAGCCAAAGTGGAACAGCTTGCAGTGAGatttaaaactaaagaaatggCTGAtggttttaagaaaaaatttgaagaatgtCAACAGAATTTATTGAAACCCCAGGAAGAACAGGTATCACCGAGAGCAAAGGAGACAAATCCTGTGGTGTTTTTTGATGTTTGCGCAGATGATGAGCCTCTGGGACGTATAACCATGGAATTATTTTCAAACATTGTTCCTCAAACTGCTGAGAACTTCAGAGCACTGTGCACTGGAGAGAAGGGCTTTGGTTTCAAGAACTCCATTTTTCACAGAGTGATTCCAAATTTTGTTTGCCAA GGGGGAGATATCACCAAACACGATGGAACAGGAGGACGGTCCATTTATGGAGATAAATTTGAAGATGAAAATTTTGATGTGAAACATACCAGTCCTGGCTTACTATCCATGGCCAATCGAGGCCAGGATACCAATAATTCTCAATTTTTCATAACACTGAAAAAAGCAGAGCATTTGGACTTTAAGCATGTAGTATTTGGGTTTGTTAAAGATGGCATGGATACTGTGAAAAAGATTGAATCCTTTGGTTCTCCTGAAGGGTCTGTTAGTCGAAGAATTGTTATCACAGAATGTGGACAGATATAA
- the RGPD4 gene encoding ranBP2-like and GRIP domain-containing protein 4 isoform X4, which translates to MAFWSSTPSSQPENKVEEKKKPEDLPSDDDVLIVYELTPTPEQKALASKLQLPPTFFCYKNRPDYVSEEEEDDEDFDTAVKKLNGKLYLDDSEKRRPLEENLTDNEKECIIVWEKKPTVEEKAKADTLKLPPTFFCGVCSDTDEDNGSGEDFQSELHKVQEAQKSQNEGITSTADSVCTDGSKVTLPFLCKSEEPEFTTKCISSPPISSEAVDKPVDLCTRKENDADSTSQVESKTVSFGFGSSTGLSFADLASSNSGDFAFGSKDKNFQWANTGAAVFGAQSTSKVGEDEDGSDEEVVHNEDIHFEPIVSLPEVEVKSGEEDEEILFKERAKLYRWDREASQWKERGVGDMKILWHTMKNYYRVLMRRDQVLKVCANHVITKTMELKPLNVSNNALVWTASDYADGEAKVEQLAVRFKTKEMADGFKKKFEECQQNLLKPQEEQVSPRAKETNPVVFFDVCADDEPLGRITMELFSNIVPQTAENFRALCTGEKGFGFKNSIFHRVIPNFVCQGGDITKHDGTGGRSIYGDKFEDENFDVKHTSPGLLSMANRGQDTNNSQFFITLKKAEHLDFKHVVFGFVKDGMDTVKKIESFGSPEGSVSRRIVITECGQI; encoded by the exons ATGGCATTTTGGAGCAGCACTCCTTCCTCCCAGCCTGAGAATAAAG tggaagagaagaaaaagcctGAAGATCTTCCCTCAGATGATGATGTTCTCATTGTGTATGAGCTGACCCCGACCCCTGAGCAAAAAGCTCTTGCAAGCAAACTTCAGCTTCCTCCCACTTTCTTCTGTTACAAGAACAGGCCAGACTACGTCAGCGAAGAGGAGGAGGATG ATGAAGATTTCGACACAGCTGTCAAGAAGCTTAATGGAAAACTGTATTTGGATGACTCAGAAAAACGTAGACCGTTAGAAGAAAATCTAACAG ATAATGAGAAAGAATGTATTATTGTTTGGGAAAAGAAACCAACAGTTGAAGAAAAGGCAAAAGCAGATACGTTAAAGCTTCCACCTACATTTTTTTGTGGAGTCTGCAGTGACACTGATGAGGACAATGGAAGTGGGGAAGACTTTCAATCGGAGCTTCACAAAGTTCAGGAAGCTCAA AAATCCCAGAATGAGGGCATAACTAGCACGGCTGACAGTGTGTGTACGGATGGCAGTAAAGTGACTCTACCATTTTTGTGTAAATCTGAAGAACCAGAGTTTACTACCAAATGTATTAGTTCACCACCTATTTCTTCTGAAGCTGTTGATAAACCTGTGGATTTATGTACTAGAAAGGAAAATGATGCAGATTCTACAAGCCAAG TGGAAAGCAAAACAGTTTCATTTGGATTTGGAAGTAGCACAGGGCTGTCATTTGCAGACTTGGCTTCCAGTAATTCTGGGGATTTTGCTTTTGGGTCCAAAG ATAAAAATTTCCAGTGGGCAAACACTGGAGCAGCTGTGTTCGGAGCACAGTCAACCAGTAAAGTTGGCGAAGATGAAGATGGTAGTGATGAAGAGGTAGTTCATAATGAAGATATCCATTTTGAACCAATAGTGTCATTACCAGAG GTAGAAGTAAAATCTGgagaagaagatgaagaaattttatttaaagagagAGCCAAACTTTACAGGTGGGATCGAGAGGCCAGTCAGTGGAAGGAGCGTGGGGTTGGAGACATGAAGATCCTCTGGCACACGATGAAGAATTACTACCGGGTCCTGATGAGAAGAGACCAGGTGCTCAAAGTGTGTGCAAACCACGTCATCACCAAAACAATGGAACTGAAACCCTTGAATGTTTCCAACAATGCTTTAGTTTGGACTGCCTCAGATTATGCTG ATGGAGAAGCCAAAGTGGAACAGCTTGCAGTGAGatttaaaactaaagaaatggCTGAtggttttaagaaaaaatttgaagaatgtCAACAGAATTTATTGAAACCCCAGGAAGAACAGGTATCACCGAGAGCAAAGGAGACAAATCCTGTGGTGTTTTTTGATGTTTGCGCAGATGATGAGCCTCTGGGACGTATAACCATGGAATTATTTTCAAACATTGTTCCTCAAACTGCTGAGAACTTCAGAGCACTGTGCACTGGAGAGAAGGGCTTTGGTTTCAAGAACTCCATTTTTCACAGAGTGATTCCAAATTTTGTTTGCCAA GGGGGAGATATCACCAAACACGATGGAACAGGAGGACGGTCCATTTATGGAGATAAATTTGAAGATGAAAATTTTGATGTGAAACATACCAGTCCTGGCTTACTATCCATGGCCAATCGAGGCCAGGATACCAATAATTCTCAATTTTTCATAACACTGAAAAAAGCAGAGCATTTGGACTTTAAGCATGTAGTATTTGGGTTTGTTAAAGATGGCATGGATACTGTGAAAAAGATTGAATCCTTTGGTTCTCCTGAAGGGTCTGTTAGTCGAAGAATTGTTATCACAGAATGTGGACAGATATAA